GTCTAGCTTCGGAATTCCTGATCCGGAATTGCTTATCAGAACGAGTGGAGAAAAAAGAATGTCTAATTTTTTGCTTTGGCAATGCGCCTATACGGAGTTGTATTTTACCGAAACACTTTGGCCGGATTTTCGCAAAAAACATCTCTATGAAGCCATCCTCGATTTTCAACAGAGAGAAAGAAGGTTTGGAAAGATCTCCGAACAACTCGTATAATTCCAATTCATGCAATAGAGTTCGTTGTGATCGCCGAATGGCAATAAAATGAAGGCTTTTGGTGAGGAGCCAAGCTGCTACCAGGCTGAAGAATCAAATAGAATGACAAGCCTTCATTTTGAAGTCATTTTAGATGGTAATACAATCTCTGCTTTTCTTAAATTTCATTTTTTTGTTGTACCACAAACTGAACCTATGTGATCAAAGATTTCCTTGGTTTTAAAACGGCATTGCATGGAAATAATCCGTATTCAAGGGTTACAAACATAACAATTTGTATAGGCAACAACTGCTCAAAATAAATTACGCGGTTGGGCAGAGCAATTAAAGTAGGAGGCAAAGATATCATCAAAATATAGCTTTGCCGTCCTCTCACACCACCGTATGTACTTACGTGTACGGCGGTTTCCTTAGAGTAACTCCCGATGAAGCTTTTCATGGTTAGCGGCTAGGCTATAGTAGCCCAGTTCGGTAAACCATTTGTTGTTCATTCCAATACTGAGGGCTGGACTATTGCTCAACCGCCACCAGCTTTTGCCACTTAGGGCAGTACGCCAGCATAAGGTTTCTTCAACACCTAAGCTCCTTAACCAGCGCACGATACCAATACTGCGTTTGCATTGTTTCAATCGAAAACATTTCAGGCGTCTCCGCAACCATCCGTCTATTACTTTAAGCTTGCTTTGCATACTTGCGTATTTGAAGTAGTTAAGCCACCCTTGTAATACTACCTTGAGTTCGTGGAGTACTTGTTCTAATGAATCTCCACGATTGCGTTGCGTGATCTTCTTCAGTTTCGACTTTAACTTCACCTCGCTTTCTTTACTTAATCCAACTCTGCCTTTATTAAGTATACTATGGCCCAAAAAGTTTGTTTCATAGTATTTTCTAATTGCACTCTTGTTCCGGTTTACTTTTAGTTTCATCCTGCCTTCTATGAACTTTGTAATGCTTTTCATCACTCGTTCCGCACTTGCAGTGCTGCTTACAAATATTTGCAGGTCGTCAGCATATCTCACATAGCTTATTCCTCGCCGATTTAATTCTTGGTCTAATTCGTCGAGCACTATATTTGATAACAACGGACTTAATGGACTCCCTTGTGGTGTTCCTTTTATCCGTTGTTGCATAAGTCCGCCTTGAAGTATTCCTGTCTTTAGAAATTGGTTAATTATCCACATCACTCGCTTGTCGCTTATTCGTGTTCTAAGTAACCACATTAATCGATGATGATTTACTTCATCGAAAAACTTCTCTAAATCAATATCCACAACATGACGCTTTCCTTCTGTTACATACTTTGCTGCTTTACTCAATGCTTGATGTGCATTTCGCTTTGGGCGAAATCCGTAGCTATTCTCGCTGAAACTAGGATCGTAATACTTTTGCAATTGTTGCGCTATGGCTTGTTGTACTATTCGGTCTCGTACTGTCGGAATCCCCAATTGACGATAGCCTCCTTTGGGTTTGCGTATTTGTACGCCTCGCAATGCTTCTGCTTTGTATTTGTTATTTAGTAGTTCTTCCCGTAATGTCTGCATATTCTCTTGCAGCCATTTCCTGATTTCACCTACTTCCATTTCATCTACTCCACCTTTGCCTCCGTTGCGTATTACTCGCTTACTCGCTTCTGATAAATTTAATGGGGATGCTATCTTCTCCATTAAATCTTTCGTCTGATGTCGTTGTTCTTTGCATGCAGATAGCCATTCAGGACTTACCTTTCCGCTGCTTTCATACCATACGGGTATGTTCGCAACGAAAAGGCTATCGCTTTTATCACATTCTTTCTGTCTCGCAGATTTCATCTGGATATTCGATATTTTACTGTCCTGTAATCTTTCCAATTTTGACTTTTACTACTCTAAAAAAAAACTTCATCAACTCTTAGGATTCGGTCCTTCCCTCCTTTTCCATTACAGAAATTTCTTAGGTACTATGACCTCTGCTGACTTCTGCTGACACTCACTTTGCTATTCCATTTCGCTCGTCGTTGCCTCCGCTTGTGTTTACAGATCTCCTATGGTAAACTCATTAATCTTTCATTGTAATCCACAGAATTTACTACCGCTGTTTACGTCCAACTTTTGGGCTTCGCAGTCTAATGCCCACTCACCCACAGCGTAAGCCTTTTATTCCGTTTCTGTTCGTTGGTTCACAATTTTATCCGCTACTTCCTTCAGATTTTACCTCGCGATAAACACCCTTGCTTTGGATTAACGATTCCCGTTGGTTGGCTCGTTCGGGACTTTCACCCTATAGATTAATGGTATGCATAGCGCACATAAAAAAGGGCAGACGTCTGGCGACGCTGCCCCCCGTTTTCAATGGGTTCCTTTGACTACTCCCCTAGACAAAGAACACACGAAGGTATGTGATTTTAAATAGTTATTCCAAATTTTTTTTAATAAATTTTTAATGCGATCCGTAAAAACTAACATTAGCATTAATTGCAATATTTAAATTTATAAATTTTAATCGGTTGGTAAAAATTAGGGAAGATCCTTCCAGAAAACAATCATTCCCTTTGGCTTTCTGGTGGATCGAATCCAAGAAATTGAATCGAACAAATCCAAAAAACAAAACAATGAAAAAGGGGCCATGGCCGAGCGACCACGTCCCCTTCTTAATAACACTATGAGAACACCCTAAAGCACAAATGTAAGCTTGTTCACAGTCCTGCCCCAAATTTTTGGCATTTTTTTTTAAATATTTATTTTAATCATATCTAAATTAATGTAGATTAATCTATTATTTAATAATACAGCCTATTTTTGCCCATTTGTGGAACAACCAAGATGGCCCTCAAAACGCCAGTTTGAAAAGCCTGATTTCGAGTCTGCCGATTATTGCGATCTTTGGCCTTCCAATGAAATTACGATCTTCCATGGTTCATCCAGATCTTCATTTTAAAGTACAGGGATTGGAACATACAATTTTGAAAGATTTGTATGCGAATATGCTCTATGCCCGCATGATTGAAGAGAAGATGTTAAACTTGCTGAGGCAGGGCAGAATTTCAAAATGGTTTTCCGGGATTGGACAGGAAGCCATTGCGGTGGGTGCTACCCTCGCATTGAAGCAGGATGAATTTATTTTTCCACTTCACCGCAATCTCGGAGTGTTTACCTCCCGCAAGATGCCACTGGACCGTCTTTTTGCCCAATGGCAGGGAAAAGAAAGCGGCTATACCAAAGGAAGGGACCGGTCTTTTCACTTTGGCTGCATGGATTATCACATCGTAGGCATGATTTCCCATTTGGGTCCGCAACTCACCCTGGCCAATGGTACAGCCCTTGCGTCCAAACTTTCAGGTACCCATAAAATTTCTTTGGCATTTACGGGAGAAGGCGGTACCAGTGAAGGTGATTTTCACGAAGCGCTCAACCTTGCCTCGGTTTGGAAACTACCTGTGATCTTTTTGATCGAAAACAATGGATACGGTTTGTCAACACCTGTCCATGAGCAATATGCCTGTGCAAAATTATCAGATCGGGGTATTGGCTATGGAATGGAGGCACACACCATTGACGGGAACAATATCCTGGAAGTGTACCGCAA
This window of the Saprospiraceae bacterium genome carries:
- the ltrA gene encoding group II intron reverse transcriptase/maturase — encoded protein: MKSARQKECDKSDSLFVANIPVWYESSGKVSPEWLSACKEQRHQTKDLMEKIASPLNLSEASKRVIRNGGKGGVDEMEVGEIRKWLQENMQTLREELLNNKYKAEALRGVQIRKPKGGYRQLGIPTVRDRIVQQAIAQQLQKYYDPSFSENSYGFRPKRNAHQALSKAAKYVTEGKRHVVDIDLEKFFDEVNHHRLMWLLRTRISDKRVMWIINQFLKTGILQGGLMQQRIKGTPQGSPLSPLLSNIVLDELDQELNRRGISYVRYADDLQIFVSSTASAERVMKSITKFIEGRMKLKVNRNKSAIRKYYETNFLGHSILNKGRVGLSKESEVKLKSKLKKITQRNRGDSLEQVLHELKVVLQGWLNYFKYASMQSKLKVIDGWLRRRLKCFRLKQCKRSIGIVRWLRSLGVEETLCWRTALSGKSWWRLSNSPALSIGMNNKWFTELGYYSLAANHEKLHRELL